Proteins from one Streptomyces sp. 840.1 genomic window:
- a CDS encoding phosphocholine-specific phospholipase C: MAELNRRRLLQLAGGTVAFSALSSSIARAASLPAKGRTGTLQDVEHIVVLMQENRSFDHYFGTMRGVRGFGDPRPVTLPSGKPVWHQKDGLGKEVLPFRPPADDLGLQFLQDLNHDWAGGHRAMNKGAYDQWVPAKTATTMAHLTRADIPFHYALADAFTVCDAYHCSFLGSTDPNRYYLWSGYTGNDKTGGGPVLGNDEAGYGWKTYPERLEEAGVSWKVYQDIGDGLDAAGSWGWIDDAYRGTYGDNSLLYFNNYRNAKPGDPLFDKARTGTDVKNGDGLLDDLKADVRAGTLPKISWVVSPEAYSEHPNWPANYGAWYISQVLDALTSNPEVWGRTALFITYDENDGFFDHVVPPFVPSGAAQGLSTVDTSADHFPGDVRYAAGPYGLGQRVPMTVVSPWSTGGFACSEVFDHTSVIRFMEKRFGVREPNISPWRRAVCGDLTSAFDFSRTDAAPAELPSTDGYAPPDGARHPDYVPVPPVSGRVPKQETGTRPTRPLRYAPLVDGAADPGAGKYRLTFSGGDAAGAQFLVTSPNRGDGPWTYTTEAGKSVSDSWNTAYSGGVTDLTVHGPNGFLRGFRGPGKAAGPEVTARHNPASGALDLTLTHTGSGTVQLTVRNADAYGGGAQTFAVRAGATVKHTVDLRGSKRWYDVTVVSDADATFLRRFAGHVETGEAGTSDPGLVTG; the protein is encoded by the coding sequence ATGGCAGAACTCAACCGTCGCCGCCTCCTGCAGCTCGCTGGAGGCACGGTCGCCTTCAGCGCGTTGTCGAGCAGCATCGCCCGTGCCGCCTCGCTGCCCGCGAAGGGCCGTACCGGCACGCTCCAGGACGTGGAGCACATCGTGGTGCTGATGCAGGAGAACCGTTCCTTCGATCACTACTTCGGCACCATGAGGGGTGTGCGCGGCTTCGGTGATCCGCGTCCGGTCACGCTGCCCAGCGGGAAGCCGGTCTGGCACCAGAAGGACGGACTCGGCAAGGAGGTGCTGCCGTTCCGGCCCCCCGCCGACGACCTCGGGCTGCAGTTCCTCCAGGATCTGAACCACGACTGGGCCGGCGGTCACCGGGCGATGAACAAGGGCGCGTACGACCAGTGGGTGCCGGCCAAGACGGCCACGACGATGGCCCACCTCACACGCGCAGACATCCCGTTCCACTACGCCCTCGCCGACGCGTTCACCGTCTGCGACGCATATCACTGCTCGTTCCTCGGCTCGACCGACCCGAACCGCTACTACCTGTGGAGCGGGTACACCGGCAACGACAAAACCGGCGGCGGCCCCGTGCTCGGCAACGACGAGGCGGGGTACGGCTGGAAGACCTATCCCGAGCGGCTGGAGGAGGCCGGGGTGTCGTGGAAGGTCTACCAGGACATCGGCGACGGGCTCGACGCCGCCGGTTCCTGGGGGTGGATCGACGACGCGTACCGGGGGACGTACGGCGACAACTCGCTCCTCTACTTCAACAATTATCGCAACGCCAAGCCCGGCGACCCCCTCTTCGACAAGGCGCGCACCGGTACCGACGTCAAGAACGGCGACGGGCTCCTCGACGACCTGAAGGCCGATGTCCGGGCCGGTACGCTCCCCAAGATCTCCTGGGTCGTCTCGCCCGAGGCCTACAGCGAGCACCCCAACTGGCCCGCGAACTACGGAGCCTGGTACATCTCACAGGTGCTGGACGCGCTGACCTCCAACCCCGAGGTCTGGGGCCGGACCGCCCTCTTCATCACCTACGACGAGAACGACGGATTCTTCGACCATGTCGTGCCGCCGTTCGTGCCGTCGGGCGCGGCGCAGGGACTGTCGACCGTGGACACCTCGGCCGACCACTTCCCCGGCGACGTCCGGTACGCGGCCGGGCCGTACGGGCTCGGCCAGCGCGTGCCCATGACGGTCGTGTCCCCCTGGAGCACCGGCGGGTTCGCGTGCTCGGAGGTCTTCGACCACACCTCCGTCATCCGGTTCATGGAGAAGCGCTTCGGCGTGCGCGAGCCCAACATCTCGCCCTGGCGGCGGGCCGTCTGCGGTGACCTCACCTCGGCATTCGACTTCAGCCGCACGGATGCCGCACCGGCCGAGCTGCCCTCCACGGACGGATACGCGCCGCCGGACGGGGCCCGGCACCCCGACTACGTACCGGTACCGCCGGTCTCCGGCCGTGTGCCGAAGCAGGAGACCGGCACCCGGCCCACCCGGCCGCTGCGGTACGCGCCCCTCGTGGACGGAGCGGCCGACCCCGGGGCCGGGAAGTACCGGCTCACCTTCAGTGGGGGCGACGCGGCCGGGGCGCAGTTCCTGGTGACGTCGCCGAACCGGGGCGACGGGCCCTGGACCTACACCACCGAGGCGGGCAAGTCGGTCTCCGACAGCTGGAACACGGCCTACTCCGGCGGAGTGACCGACCTCACCGTGCACGGTCCGAACGGGTTCCTGCGCGGCTTCCGTGGGCCCGGCAAGGCGGCCGGACCGGAGGTGACGGCGCGTCACAACCCGGCCAGTGGTGCCCTCGACCTGACCCTCACCCACACCGGTTCGGGGACCGTCCAGCTGACCGTGCGCAACGCGGACGCGTACGGCGGGGGCGCGCAGACCTTCGCCGTGCGGGCGGGCGCCACCGTGAAGCACACCGTTGACCTGCGGGGGAGCAAGCGCTGGTACGACGTCACGGTGGTGTCGGACGCGGACGCCACGTTCCTGCGCCGGTTCGCCGGACACGTCGAGACGGGCGAGGCCGGCACGAGCGACCCGGGCCTCGTCACCGGCTGA
- a CDS encoding tetratricopeptide repeat protein: MLDPISLTAVSAVLGAVGSGMANEAGKWAWESTGGFVRRIAGREVPAPTAPGELDAVARMVSDGLRQDPRLASSWAAFASGVGGAGRGPAGAVPRAGQPGLPASTRFFTDRKEGLKSLDREASRRADGTPRLALVHGAEGMGTSALAVHWGVRQAGLFPDGQLYADLAGTAAAARGTGTVIRALLRQLGVPDEEMPTSADRLSEFFRLCVADLRLLIVLDHVYSAAQIRPLLTSAPAVFTIVVARNPFPGLDAVRVPVGPLTDKDAVRLLTRLVDKPAIAAARATLPSVLARCGGSPYALRAAAPRLTAPVSGTPAGGDPVRAAAQDTYGSLEPGTAKLYRLLAVREWPALDAAVAARVTGTTAEDAERRLDELADGLLLERNTTTHALPRYHYRPAVRVHAEAAAVQEEGIAACSAALARALRWYVDLSTSLAHQVLPESWRVPAPSGARGTPAFESRGDALDALVAESGNLVQAVHCAEESGDPASAVRLCRSLWPLQLKAGRHETLLPALRAGARLAEAHLPGSADAGALHAQLAHTLTELRLWDEAEAEALAAARAEESAGHKRGQASATEFLGLLRLRQWRFQEAYECFEAADAVLITMRADDEGAADVPRARALLERHRGRALRGLGRFEESRDRLDTALGHFRAGGDTYNTARTLTDLAETWLDESDVAAARPLIEAAMTTLSGQSAEYHVAYLRSMRERCTAGERDSG; this comes from the coding sequence ATGCTGGATCCCATTTCGCTGACGGCCGTTTCGGCGGTGCTCGGTGCGGTCGGCTCGGGAATGGCCAACGAGGCCGGGAAGTGGGCGTGGGAGTCGACGGGCGGATTCGTCCGCCGCATCGCCGGCCGCGAGGTTCCGGCGCCCACCGCGCCCGGCGAACTCGACGCCGTGGCGCGCATGGTGTCCGACGGGCTCCGCCAGGACCCTCGACTCGCCTCCTCCTGGGCGGCGTTCGCGAGCGGGGTGGGCGGCGCGGGCCGGGGTCCCGCAGGCGCCGTGCCCCGGGCCGGTCAGCCGGGTCTCCCCGCCTCGACGAGGTTCTTCACCGACCGCAAGGAGGGGCTCAAGAGCCTCGACCGGGAGGCGTCGCGTCGCGCGGACGGAACCCCGAGGCTGGCTCTCGTGCACGGCGCCGAAGGCATGGGAACCAGCGCGCTGGCGGTGCACTGGGGGGTACGCCAGGCGGGCCTGTTCCCCGACGGACAGCTCTACGCGGACCTTGCCGGCACCGCTGCCGCCGCGCGTGGGACGGGAACCGTCATCCGTGCCCTGCTGCGCCAACTCGGTGTACCGGACGAGGAGATGCCCACCTCTGCCGACCGGCTGAGCGAGTTCTTCCGTCTCTGTGTGGCGGACCTGAGACTGCTGATCGTTCTCGACCACGTGTACTCGGCAGCCCAGATCCGGCCGCTCCTCACCTCCGCGCCGGCCGTGTTCACGATCGTGGTGGCGCGTAACCCGTTCCCCGGTCTCGACGCGGTACGCGTTCCGGTCGGCCCGCTGACGGACAAGGACGCGGTACGGCTGCTGACCCGGCTCGTGGACAAGCCGGCGATCGCCGCAGCCCGTGCCACCCTGCCCTCCGTCCTCGCCCGCTGCGGCGGATCGCCCTACGCCCTGCGCGCGGCGGCCCCCCGCCTCACCGCCCCCGTCTCGGGCACGCCGGCCGGCGGCGACCCCGTACGGGCGGCGGCGCAGGACACCTACGGCTCCCTGGAACCGGGGACGGCGAAGCTGTACCGACTGCTGGCGGTACGCGAATGGCCCGCCCTGGACGCGGCGGTGGCCGCCCGGGTGACCGGGACGACTGCCGAGGACGCCGAGCGGCGACTGGACGAACTGGCGGACGGACTCCTGCTGGAGCGCAACACCACCACCCATGCCCTGCCCCGCTACCACTACCGCCCGGCAGTCCGCGTGCACGCCGAGGCCGCCGCCGTACAGGAGGAGGGCATCGCCGCCTGCTCGGCCGCGCTGGCGCGGGCCCTGCGCTGGTACGTCGACCTGTCGACATCCTTGGCACACCAGGTACTGCCCGAGAGCTGGCGGGTCCCCGCGCCCTCCGGCGCCCGAGGGACACCGGCCTTCGAAAGCCGGGGCGACGCGCTCGACGCACTGGTCGCGGAGTCCGGGAACCTGGTCCAGGCAGTCCACTGCGCCGAGGAGTCCGGTGATCCGGCCTCGGCCGTACGCCTGTGCCGTTCCCTGTGGCCGCTGCAGCTCAAGGCCGGTCGCCACGAGACGCTGCTGCCCGCACTGCGCGCCGGAGCGCGGCTCGCCGAAGCCCACCTGCCCGGAAGCGCGGACGCGGGGGCCCTGCACGCCCAACTCGCCCACACACTGACCGAGCTGCGCCTGTGGGACGAGGCGGAGGCCGAGGCGCTCGCGGCGGCGCGGGCCGAGGAGTCGGCGGGGCACAAGCGGGGCCAGGCGTCGGCCACGGAGTTCCTCGGGCTGCTGAGGCTGCGGCAATGGCGGTTCCAGGAGGCCTACGAGTGCTTCGAGGCGGCGGACGCCGTGCTGATCACGATGCGGGCCGATGACGAGGGGGCCGCCGACGTCCCCCGCGCACGCGCCCTGCTGGAACGCCACCGAGGCCGTGCCCTGCGCGGGCTCGGCAGGTTCGAGGAGTCCCGGGACCGGCTGGATACGGCGCTGGGTCACTTCCGTGCGGGCGGCGACACGTACAACACGGCCCGGACCCTCACGGACCTGGCCGAGACCTGGCTGGACGAGTCGGACGTGGCCGCCGCGCGCCCCCTGATCGAAGCCGCGATGACGACGCTGAGCGGTCAGAGCGCCGAGTACCACGTGGCGTATCTGCGCTCCATGCGTGAGCGCTGCACGGCCGGGGAGCGGGACAGCGGCTGA
- a CDS encoding flavin reductase family protein, producing MNTAAPDRVPTDPPSDRVPTDPPSEHVPVTPSILYFGTPVVLLSTENENGSFNLAPMSSAWALGHVIVLGLGAAGQTARNLRSRHDLVINLPASAQWAAVERLAPLTGRAPVPEHKRDAFRFEPDKFAAAGLRPEPSELVRPPRVAECPLQLEARVAHARPDASGDFLIVEARVLKVHADPRIVVPGSQHIDPAAWSPLIYNFRHYYGLGPELGHSFRSRTA from the coding sequence ATGAACACCGCAGCGCCAGACCGCGTGCCCACCGACCCGCCGTCGGACCGAGTGCCCACCGACCCGCCGTCCGAACACGTGCCCGTCACGCCGAGCATCCTGTACTTCGGAACGCCGGTCGTGCTGCTCTCCACCGAGAACGAGAACGGCTCCTTCAACCTGGCACCGATGTCCTCGGCCTGGGCGCTGGGCCACGTGATCGTCCTCGGCCTCGGCGCGGCGGGACAGACAGCCCGCAACCTCCGCAGCCGACATGACCTGGTGATCAACCTCCCCGCGTCCGCGCAGTGGGCCGCGGTGGAGCGACTGGCACCGCTGACCGGGCGTGCCCCGGTCCCCGAGCACAAGCGCGACGCCTTCCGTTTCGAGCCGGACAAGTTCGCCGCCGCCGGACTGCGCCCCGAGCCCTCCGAACTGGTCCGGCCGCCCCGCGTCGCCGAATGCCCCTTGCAACTGGAAGCCCGCGTCGCCCACGCCCGCCCCGATGCCTCCGGCGACTTCCTCATCGTCGAGGCCCGCGTGCTCAAGGTGCACGCCGATCCCCGGATCGTCGTCCCCGGCTCCCAGCACATCGATCCGGCGGCGTGGAGCCCGCTGATCTACAACTTCCGCCACTACTACGGACTCGGGCCCGAACTCGGCCACAGCTTCCGCTCCCGGACGGCCTGA
- a CDS encoding maleylpyruvate isomerase family mycothiol-dependent enzyme, whose product MEPVAGHEVRGRLPEGLADAVRATAADIAALLRAAPGTGRPVPRSQWTVGEAAAHLAQANQLMAEVAAGRPRDHGDGTPQGLAAANERALAAFGERAGEPLAAMIEAQTDAFLDAVAAHPVDETLKTPMGPMNRAVLGSYLLTHMLGHGYDLARALGRPHMVDRPRAGLTLPFFVEAMPRVTDAAATAGLTARYAVRLWGGGRFGVTFTDGAVTVGHRPPERPDCTISIEPVTFLLMALGRIAPAGAMARGRVLAWGRKPWIGPRFPEYFTAP is encoded by the coding sequence GTGGAGCCGGTGGCGGGGCACGAGGTACGGGGCAGGCTGCCCGAAGGGCTGGCGGACGCCGTACGGGCGACGGCCGCGGACATCGCGGCGCTGCTGCGCGCCGCCCCCGGCACCGGTCGGCCGGTCCCCAGGTCGCAGTGGACGGTGGGGGAGGCGGCGGCGCACCTGGCGCAGGCCAACCAGCTCATGGCCGAGGTGGCCGCCGGCCGCCCGCGCGACCACGGGGATGGCACCCCGCAGGGCCTGGCGGCGGCCAACGAACGGGCCCTCGCCGCGTTCGGCGAACGCGCGGGGGAGCCGCTGGCCGCGATGATCGAGGCGCAGACCGACGCGTTCCTCGACGCGGTGGCCGCGCACCCCGTGGACGAGACGCTGAAGACGCCGATGGGGCCGATGAACCGCGCGGTCCTCGGCTCGTATCTCCTCACGCACATGCTGGGCCACGGCTACGATCTGGCGCGGGCCCTGGGCCGCCCGCACATGGTCGACCGGCCCAGGGCCGGGCTGACACTGCCGTTCTTCGTCGAGGCCATGCCCCGGGTGACCGACGCCGCCGCCACGGCGGGCCTCACCGCCCGCTACGCGGTACGGCTGTGGGGCGGCGGCCGTTTCGGGGTGACGTTCACCGACGGTGCGGTGACGGTGGGCCACCGGCCGCCGGAGCGCCCGGACTGCACGATCTCCATCGAGCCGGTCACGTTCCTGCTGATGGCACTCGGCCGCATCGCCCCGGCGGGCGCCATGGCCAGGGGGCGGGTCCTGGCGTGGGGGCGCAAACCGTGGATCGGGCCGCGCTTCCCGGAGTACTTCACCGCGCCCTGA
- a CDS encoding response regulator transcription factor, whose protein sequence is MCANVIVAEDDEKQAELLRRYLEREGHAVTLVGDGLAALDLVRHCEPDLLVLDVMMPRADGLDVVRVLRAECRELPVLMLTARTTEDDLLLGLDLGADDYVTKPYSPRELMARVRTLLRRSRRATGADPADDSLLTVGSLVVDPARHLVSVGGEPVECTPGEFRILAALAAEPDRVFSRQQLLAELHGFDRYISDRTVDVHIMNLRKKVEPAPRRPVRLLTVFGVGYKLTDPAKAATRASS, encoded by the coding sequence GTGTGCGCAAACGTGATCGTCGCTGAAGACGACGAGAAGCAGGCCGAACTCCTTCGCCGGTACCTCGAACGGGAAGGCCATGCCGTCACCCTCGTCGGCGACGGCCTCGCGGCCCTGGACCTGGTCAGGCATTGCGAGCCGGACCTCCTGGTCCTCGACGTGATGATGCCTCGTGCCGACGGTCTGGACGTGGTACGTGTCCTGCGTGCCGAGTGCCGGGAGCTGCCGGTGCTGATGCTGACGGCCCGGACGACCGAGGACGATCTGCTGCTCGGACTCGACCTGGGCGCGGACGACTACGTGACCAAGCCGTACAGCCCGCGTGAGCTGATGGCCCGGGTCCGTACGCTGCTGCGCCGCAGTCGCCGCGCCACGGGCGCCGATCCGGCCGACGACTCGCTGCTGACCGTCGGTTCACTCGTCGTCGATCCGGCCCGGCACCTGGTGTCGGTCGGCGGTGAGCCGGTCGAGTGCACCCCCGGTGAGTTCAGGATCCTCGCCGCGCTCGCGGCCGAGCCGGACCGGGTCTTCTCACGGCAGCAACTGCTCGCGGAACTGCACGGCTTCGACCGGTACATCAGCGACCGCACGGTCGACGTACACATCATGAACCTGCGCAAGAAGGTGGAACCAGCCCCGCGCAGACCGGTCCGGCTGCTGACCGTCTTCGGCGTCGGGTACAAGCTGACGGACCCGGCGAAGGCGGCGACACGTGCGTCGTCGTAG
- a CDS encoding HAMP domain-containing sensor histidine kinase, translated as MPLRKSLFARLLAVSALVAACSVAATAWLAVQTTSGAIRQEQGQNLTADARIYHSLLGYAAAHPTWEGVGKTVRDLAEQSGRRIALTTERRAPLADSADPESSAALPAQASAIVDPLSVDTALAAETAGASGAPADRVDPRAVGPFRLPAEEREALQKIADGKVACLGSTGIASDVVRSASGRPRIQVVGNDPDRLLGTRCATDELDVPTATEKKALKALNQLADACLKRQDRAGVHLKLDLSWGQPPEPMPAVAAPSKQPDESPTPVPTYAPTEPPGDRDARPSAAVGNGEDDRAIASCVGTARREQLGSYVASPALLFIGDTGGTTVPGFDLSPANTAKIAGTAALVLALTVGASVLVGARLVRPLRALTGAAQRMRDGEDSVPVLVAADTEIGRLAATFNDMSAHRARLEAQRKAMVSDVAHELRTPLSNIRGWLEAAQDGVADPDPAFIASLHEEAVQLQHIIDDLQDLAQADAGALRLHAGPVRIAELLSQVAAAHQARAETAGVALTVLPAPPDRPVPGLTADPVRLRQAIGNLVSNAVRHTPSGGSVTLRPYGSESGDAVLVDVTDTGSGIAPEDLAHVFDRFWRGEKSRSRRTGGSGLGLAIVRKLTEAHGGTVTAVSEPGQGSVFTLRLPADRGDAAGDGPPEEPPPADVAAQGPDRSEGGSGQP; from the coding sequence CTGCCCCTGCGCAAGAGCCTTTTCGCCCGGCTGCTGGCCGTCTCGGCGCTCGTGGCGGCGTGTTCGGTCGCCGCGACCGCCTGGCTCGCCGTACAGACGACGTCCGGCGCGATCAGGCAGGAGCAGGGACAGAACCTCACGGCCGACGCCCGGATCTACCACAGCCTGCTCGGTTACGCGGCGGCTCATCCCACCTGGGAAGGCGTCGGGAAGACGGTCCGTGACCTGGCCGAGCAGTCCGGCCGGCGGATCGCGCTGACGACGGAACGGCGCGCGCCGCTCGCCGACTCGGCCGACCCGGAGTCGTCCGCCGCGCTGCCGGCGCAGGCCTCGGCGATCGTCGACCCGCTGTCGGTGGACACCGCGCTGGCGGCCGAGACCGCGGGCGCGTCCGGGGCTCCGGCCGACCGGGTCGATCCGCGGGCGGTCGGGCCGTTCCGGCTGCCCGCCGAGGAGCGTGAGGCGCTGCAGAAGATCGCGGACGGGAAGGTGGCCTGCCTCGGCTCGACCGGGATCGCCTCGGACGTGGTCCGCAGTGCGAGCGGGCGCCCGCGGATCCAGGTGGTGGGCAACGACCCCGACCGCCTCCTGGGAACGCGCTGTGCCACCGATGAACTGGACGTCCCGACCGCGACCGAGAAGAAGGCGCTGAAGGCCCTCAACCAGCTGGCCGACGCCTGTCTGAAGCGCCAGGACCGGGCCGGCGTCCACCTGAAGCTCGACCTGTCCTGGGGGCAGCCCCCGGAACCCATGCCGGCGGTTGCGGCCCCCAGCAAGCAGCCGGACGAGTCGCCCACCCCCGTTCCGACCTACGCGCCCACCGAACCGCCCGGCGACCGTGACGCCCGTCCCTCGGCCGCCGTCGGCAACGGTGAGGACGACCGGGCCATCGCCTCCTGCGTCGGCACCGCCCGCCGCGAACAGCTCGGCTCGTACGTCGCCTCGCCCGCCCTGCTGTTCATCGGTGACACCGGCGGCACGACGGTGCCCGGTTTCGATCTCTCACCGGCGAACACCGCGAAGATCGCGGGCACGGCGGCTCTCGTCCTCGCCCTCACCGTCGGCGCGTCGGTGCTCGTGGGTGCACGGCTCGTGCGCCCGCTGCGCGCGCTGACGGGCGCCGCCCAGCGGATGCGGGACGGCGAGGACAGCGTGCCGGTGCTGGTCGCCGCGGACACCGAGATCGGGCGGCTCGCCGCCACGTTCAACGACATGTCCGCCCACCGCGCCCGGCTGGAGGCCCAGCGCAAGGCCATGGTCAGCGATGTCGCCCATGAACTGCGCACCCCGCTCAGCAACATCCGGGGCTGGCTGGAGGCGGCGCAGGACGGAGTGGCCGACCCGGACCCGGCGTTCATCGCCTCGCTGCACGAGGAGGCGGTGCAGTTGCAGCACATCATCGACGACCTCCAGGACCTGGCCCAGGCCGACGCGGGCGCGCTGCGGCTGCACGCCGGACCGGTACGCATCGCGGAGTTGCTCAGCCAGGTGGCCGCCGCGCACCAGGCCCGCGCCGAGACGGCCGGGGTCGCGCTGACGGTGCTGCCCGCACCCCCGGACCGCCCGGTCCCGGGGCTGACGGCCGATCCGGTCCGGCTGCGCCAGGCCATCGGCAACCTGGTCTCCAACGCCGTACGCCACACCCCGTCCGGCGGAAGCGTCACGCTGCGCCCGTACGGCTCCGAGTCCGGGGACGCGGTGCTGGTGGACGTCACCGACACGGGCAGTGGCATAGCGCCGGAGGATCTCGCCCATGTCTTCGACCGTTTCTGGCGCGGCGAGAAGTCCCGCAGCCGGCGTACGGGGGGCAGCGGGCTGGGCCTGGCGATCGTACGCAAGCTCACGGAGGCGCACGGCGGCACGGTCACGGCGGTGAGCGAGCCGGGGCAGGGGTCGGTGTTCACCCTCCGCCTTCCGGCCGACCGCGGGGATGCGGCCGGTGACGGCCCGCCGGAGGAACCTCCGCCCGCAGACGTCGCCGCCCAGGGACCGGACCGTTCCGAGGGCGGCTCCGGACAGCCCTGA